CTCCGCGCGCTGACGCAGATTCGAGAGGCCGAAGCCTTTTTTCAACTCATCCACCCGCGCCGGGTCGAAACCGACGCCGTCGTCCTCCACCGCAAGGACCACGGCACCGCCCGTTCCGGGACGCGAAAGCTCTATGTTGACGCTCCCCGCACCGGAATGTCGTATGATGTTGGAAACAATCTCCTGTGTCATGCGGTACAGGTTGACCTCGATGTCGTGCGACAGCTTGCCGGCGGAGAGATTCAGGCTCGTCGTGATGCCGCTGGCCTCCAGATAGTTCTTGGCATACCAGCGAATTGCGGCCTCGAGCCCCAGGTCGCTCAGGATCGAGGGGTAAAGCCCCATATAGACCTCCCCCAGCTCCTGGCTCGCCTTGTCGATGAACTGCAGGCCCATTTCGAAACGATCGCCGTACTTCCGGCGGTCTTTCTGAAAGGCGCAGAAATTGAGCTTGGCCGCGATGATGGTCTGGCCCACGCCGTCGTGCAGGTCGCGCGCGACCTTCTGCCGCTCCTGTTCCTGCGAGATCATGATCTCCCGCGACAGCCGCTTGATCTCCTCGCCCGCCCTCCGGTGTTCGGTGATGTCTTTAACGAAAACCGCCAGCCGGGAAACCGAGCCGTCGCGGTCCTCTATCGGATAAACGTAATCATCGAAAAAGCTTTCCGCCCCTCCGTGCTCGAAATGCACCGGACACGCGGTTCGCAGGGACTCCTCAATCCGCCCCCTGAACAGCTCGGCGATATCGGGCGGCATGAAGTCGTACACACAGTGGCCGGCGAGCTCATCGAGCTTTCTCCCCAGGTCCTTCGCCAGCGTCTTATTGGCGGCGAGGATGTTCCCCTTCACGTCGACCAGGAAGAGCGCCTCGGGATTGGCGTTGATGAGGGTCCGCAGCGTCCGCTCGCCCTCGCGCAGGGCCTCCTCGGCCTGCCTGCGCTCCATGATGTCGCGCGCGATCCCGACGGTGCCGTATACCTCATTGCGTTCGTTACGAATCGGCATCTTAACCGTCTCGATCCACACCTCCCGGCCCGAGCGGCCGGTGATTCTTTCTTCTATGAGTAGCTTCCTTCCCGAGCGAATGACCTCCGCATCGTCTCTTAGAAACTTCACCGCGTATTCCGCGGGCCATATATCGAGATCGTTCTTGCCGATAACCTCATCCCTGGGAAATCCGCTCGCTTCCTCGAAGGCATGGTTCACCGCTATGTAGCTGCCCGATGAGTCCTTCAACCACGCCATGTCCGGGATATTGTCAAGCAGCGCCTTCTGCTGCCGGCTTATTTCATCGATCCGGATCTCCGCGGTCTTTTGCTCCGTGATGTCGCGGATCGAACCTTCACTGCCCGTATCCCGGCCGGAGGCGTCCCGAACCACCTGCTCGCTGATCGACGCCCAGAAAATGTCGCCGTCTTTCTTTCGCAACTGCGCCTCGAAGTTTTCCAGATACCCCTGCCCGCCGAGAATACAGAGGGCCGCGGCGCGGCGGTCGCGGTTCACGTACAGCGTGGCGACGTCCCTGCCCAGAAGCTCCCCGGGGGGGAATCCGGCGACCCGTTCGACCGAAGGGGAAATCAGCACGATGGTGCCGTTCGTATCGGTCTGGAAGAAGACGTCGCGGATGTTATCGAACAGCCTGCGGTATTTCTCCTCGCTTGCGCGCAGTCTGCGGTCCAGGGAGTGACGATAGAGGACCATCTCGATCGAGATGAGGAGCTCCGCGTCGCTGACCGGTTTGAGGATGTAGCCATAAGGCCCTGCAGCCCGCGCGCGGCGCACCGTGTTTTCATCAGCGTGGGAGGTAACATAAAGGACCGGAATATCATACAGATCATTGATGCGGCGCGCCGCGTCGATTCCGCTCTGACCGTTATCGAGTACGATATCCATCAGGACGATATCGGGAGAGAGCTCGCCCGTTTTCGCAACCGCCTCGTCCGCATCGGCAACCGTCGCGAGCACACGGTACCCCCGCTGTGCAAGGACCGCCGCGATGTCCATCGCGATGATGGACTCGTCCTCCACGATGATAACGCCCGCCCCTTCCATGTTCGCCGTATGCACCATCGCCTCCGGCATCCGCCCGCCTCCCCGTTCCCCGGGGGCCCGCATGGCTTCCCGCGCATAAGAGATACCATCAAATTCCCCGCGGGAGCCGACGACCTGTTTACTGCGTACAACCGCGATCCCGCGCATCCGTATAACCCGCATGGCACGGGCAGGCGGCACGGATAACGCGGAAATTTTCCGCTTCTTTCGAAGTGTACCCCCCGGGACGCGGTCTGTCAAATCATTTCATGGCCGGGGCGCGGTTGAAATTGTATTGACTATTCATAATTCGATGAAACATTGAAGGGCGGAGGCCGTCTTCCCCGGCGGGACGCCCCGGCCCATAAGCGACAAGGAGCGCGTCATGGAAGCACCATCGTTCATCCCCGCGGCCGAAGCGATATCCGCGCCGTGGTGGCTATTCGAGTCGCTCGGCATCATCGCGCTTTCGGTGCATTTTATATTTATCAACATTGTCGTTGGCGGAAGCCTCATCGCGATCGGATCGCGCATTGCGGCGCGTTTCCGCGGAGAAAACACATCGCCGTACATTCCGCACGGAATCACGACGGCGCTGGCGCTCGGCATCAACTTCGGTGTGGCGCCGCTCCTTTTTACGCAGGTGCTCTACGGGCATCTGCTGTACACCAGCTCTATCCTCATGGCCGCCTTCTGGATTTCTATCATCCCGCTTCTCATCGTCGCTTACTACGGCGCCTACATCCATACCGGTGGCGACGGCCGCGGCGCCCTCAGGAGCGCCGCACTCGCCTTCTCGACCCTGGCGCTCCTTTACATCGCGTTCATCTTCGTCAATAATATGACGCTCATGCTCCAGCCGCAGGTCTGGAAGGCATTTTTCGCAAACCGCGCCGGTACAATCCTTAACCTGGGCGATCCGACGATAATACCGCGCTACCTGCACTTTCTCATCGCCTCGGTGGCCGTTGCGGGGCTTTTCAGCGCGCTTATGGCCCGGCGCGCGGCGGGTGTGGCCGTCGGCCGGGATGTCCGGAAGGGCCTGCGCATATTCGCCTTCGCAACGTTCGTACAGGTCTTCGCCGGGCTCTGGTTCCTGGCGTCCCTTCCGGAAAAAGCCATGCTTCTGTTCCTCGGCGGTGACACGATCTTTACGATTATACTCGCGCTCGGCGTTGTCCTCGCCATCGCATCCATCGTTTTCGCGCTGCGCGGCCGCGTCATCCCCGCAACCGCGGCCCTGGTCGCGATAATCTTCCTTATGGTCGTCAACAGGGCCAACCTCCGGAGCGCGTATATCAGGGAATTCTCCGACCCGGCCAGGCTCCACCTCGAACCGCAATACGGTGTGATGACGCTCTTTCTTGTCGCGGTCATCGGCATGACATACGCGCTGTGGCGCATGATCGGAATGCTGCCGGTCTCGGAAGAGGGGAGGAAAGGGCGGTGAACTATCCGACATGGGAAACCGGTTTTTTAAGCGGCGGCTCGCTCATCGCCCTCATCTCCATACTGCACGTCTATATCGCGCACTTCGCGGTCGGAGGGGGACTGTTCATCTGGTTGACCGAGCGCAAGGCCCTCCGCGAGGGGAGCGCCCCTCTCGAAGAGT
The nucleotide sequence above comes from Spirochaetota bacterium. Encoded proteins:
- a CDS encoding PAS domain S-box protein; this translates as MPEAMVHTANMEGAGVIIVEDESIIAMDIAAVLAQRGYRVLATVADADEAVAKTGELSPDIVLMDIVLDNGQSGIDAARRINDLYDIPVLYVTSHADENTVRRARAAGPYGYILKPVSDAELLISIEMVLYRHSLDRRLRASEEKYRRLFDNIRDVFFQTDTNGTIVLISPSVERVAGFPPGELLGRDVATLYVNRDRRAAALCILGGQGYLENFEAQLRKKDGDIFWASISEQVVRDASGRDTGSEGSIRDITEQKTAEIRIDEISRQQKALLDNIPDMAWLKDSSGSYIAVNHAFEEASGFPRDEVIGKNDLDIWPAEYAVKFLRDDAEVIRSGRKLLIEERITGRSGREVWIETVKMPIRNERNEVYGTVGIARDIMERRQAEEALREGERTLRTLINANPEALFLVDVKGNILAANKTLAKDLGRKLDELAGHCVYDFMPPDIAELFRGRIEESLRTACPVHFEHGGAESFFDDYVYPIEDRDGSVSRLAVFVKDITEHRRAGEEIKRLSREIMISQEQERQKVARDLHDGVGQTIIAAKLNFCAFQKDRRKYGDRFEMGLQFIDKASQELGEVYMGLYPSILSDLGLEAAIRWYAKNYLEASGITTSLNLSAGKLSHDIEVNLYRMTQEIVSNIIRHSGAGSVNIELSRPGTGGAVVLAVEDDGVGFDPARVDELKKGFGLSNLRQRAEALGGEAGFCSGPGRSTRIAIWIPLRQAHE